One window of the Rhipicephalus sanguineus isolate Rsan-2018 chromosome 2, BIME_Rsan_1.4, whole genome shotgun sequence genome contains the following:
- the LOC119381128 gene encoding uncharacterized protein LOC119381128 codes for MGSLIRGSLFFIAVALFTAMSAVRLPLCLPEHCPACDDCTSNVTTAKDCEVIPVAGAAGCLCCNKGSAVSTASAAGVEPPSAKKRPACDLLCRGEIDLDTCSCESSW; via the exons ATGGGTTCCTTGATTCGCGGCTCGCTCTTCTTCATCGCCGTGGCTTTGTTTACTGCCATGTCGGCGGTTCGACTGCCTTTATGCTTGCCCGAGCACTGTCCGGCCTGCGACGACTGCACTTCGAACGTCACGACCGCGAAGGACTGTGAGGTCATCCCCGTCGCTGGTGCTGCGGGTTGCCTGTGTTGCAACAAAG GCAGTGCCGTGTCTACGGCGAGTGCTGCAGGCGTCGAACCACCGTCGGCCAAGAAACGGCCGGCTTGCGACCTGCTTTGTCGCGGAGAAATCGACTTGGACACTTGTTCCTGCGAATCGTCGTGGTGA